The Pseudomonadota bacterium genome contains a region encoding:
- a CDS encoding Txe/YoeB family addiction module toxin, translating to MCNNQIENPCHTPPPYEKLVGDLSGAYSGRINIQHRVVYQVMDDEKTVKIIRMWTYYE from the coding sequence ATATGCAACAATCAGATAGAGAATCCATGCCACACACCCCCTCCTTACGAAAAACTTGTCGGTGATCTATCGGGTGCTTACTCCGGACGAATCAATATTCAGCACAGGGTCGTTTACCAGGTCATGGATGATGAAAAAACTGTCAAGATTATTCGTATGTGGACTTATTATGAATAG
- a CDS encoding SpoIIE family protein phosphatase: MNYFPESVFAMIKNRGIAFRLGAPILAGAALIFMVVFTFGYFFSREAILRNVENNAQNIAKQTAHRIESVLAPVQKLPVNLTAAIETLDLSETEMIDVLGKTLSKNPEIFGAAIAFEPYAFKSDRLYFCPYLFHKEKGLEHTYLDGKNYHYFYQDWYQIPRETLQEYWSEPYFDEGGGDILMATFSCPFFKKKEGKRLFAGVITADISLEWLKKFVSEIRILKTGYGFILSRNGSFVAHPEKRWVMNETIFSIAEARGDAKLRNIGRRMIAGESGFVSFTGYDLKKAGFLYFAPVKFSKWSLGIFFPKDELMADLDDINKKGIYLAVCGLIVLFLVVWLVSKTITRPLRTLSVVAREMATGNLEIVVPNQKSGGEVGLLAESFNFMKDSLKIHIQDLLEATAAKKSFESELNIARDIQMGFLPKDFNPFPDIPEFDLYAFIKPAKEVGGDLYDFYRIDDERICFVLGDVSGKGVPASLFMAVTMTLIKMTAAKGLSPDLILQEVNSQLSRDNEANMFVTLFCGILNIRTGELWYANGGHNPPVLLQKNGEAVFLEGTDGVLLGAMDGIEYEMKKIRLDAGEGLFIYSDGITEAMDEKENLYSEERLLELFKSMEPLPSSQVVDVVISSVLSFAGQAPQTDDITVMMLRFWGNENILMQG; the protein is encoded by the coding sequence ATGAATTATTTTCCAGAAAGTGTTTTTGCCATGATAAAGAATAGAGGCATTGCCTTCAGGCTGGGGGCGCCGATCCTGGCAGGAGCCGCCCTGATATTTATGGTTGTTTTTACATTCGGATACTTCTTTTCAAGGGAAGCGATTCTTAGGAATGTGGAGAATAATGCGCAAAATATTGCCAAACAGACTGCCCACCGTATCGAATCCGTGCTTGCACCAGTGCAAAAACTGCCGGTCAATCTCACTGCGGCAATCGAAACGCTTGATCTAAGCGAAACAGAAATGATAGATGTTCTTGGTAAAACACTAAGCAAGAACCCCGAAATCTTCGGTGCTGCCATTGCCTTTGAACCCTATGCCTTCAAATCAGACAGACTGTATTTTTGCCCTTATTTGTTCCACAAGGAAAAAGGGCTTGAACATACATATCTTGACGGAAAAAATTATCACTATTTCTATCAGGACTGGTATCAAATTCCAAGGGAAACCCTTCAGGAATACTGGAGCGAGCCATATTTCGACGAAGGTGGAGGCGACATTCTCATGGCAACATTTTCGTGCCCTTTTTTCAAAAAGAAAGAGGGAAAACGTCTTTTTGCCGGTGTAATCACGGCCGATATCTCTCTGGAATGGCTTAAAAAATTTGTTTCGGAAATACGGATTCTTAAAACCGGCTATGGATTCATCCTCTCTCGAAACGGGTCTTTTGTTGCTCATCCGGAAAAGCGCTGGGTGATGAACGAGACAATTTTCAGTATAGCCGAGGCAAGGGGTGATGCAAAACTTAGAAATATCGGAAGGCGAATGATTGCAGGGGAATCAGGCTTTGTTTCTTTTACCGGCTATGATTTAAAAAAAGCCGGTTTTCTCTACTTTGCTCCGGTTAAATTCAGCAAATGGTCTTTGGGTATTTTTTTTCCAAAAGACGAACTGATGGCCGACCTGGACGACATTAATAAAAAGGGAATCTATCTGGCGGTTTGCGGATTGATAGTACTGTTTCTGGTGGTTTGGCTGGTTTCAAAAACCATAACCCGACCTTTGAGAACCCTGTCCGTTGTAGCCCGTGAAATGGCTACTGGCAATCTGGAAATAGTAGTGCCGAACCAAAAAAGCGGAGGAGAGGTGGGGCTTCTGGCCGAATCTTTTAATTTCATGAAAGATTCTCTTAAAATTCACATTCAGGATTTGCTGGAAGCCACTGCTGCCAAAAAGAGTTTCGAAAGCGAGCTCAATATAGCCCGCGATATTCAGATGGGATTTCTGCCCAAAGATTTTAATCCCTTTCCGGATATTCCGGAGTTTGATCTTTACGCATTTATCAAACCGGCAAAGGAAGTGGGTGGAGATCTTTATGACTTCTACAGAATTGATGATGAGCGCATCTGCTTTGTTTTGGGAGATGTATCCGGCAAAGGTGTTCCGGCATCCCTGTTCATGGCTGTAACCATGACCCTTATTAAAATGACTGCTGCAAAGGGACTGAGCCCGGATCTAATTTTGCAGGAAGTAAATTCCCAACTAAGCCGGGACAATGAAGCCAACATGTTCGTAACACTGTTTTGCGGTATATTAAATATCCGTACCGGAGAGCTATGGTATGCAAACGGCGGACATAATCCGCCTGTGTTGCTGCAAAAAAACGGAGAAGCTGTCTTTCTGGAAGGAACAGACGGGGTTTTGCTTGGCGCTATGGACGGAATTGAATACGAAATGAAAAAAATCCGGTTAGATGCCGGAGAGGGCTTGTTTATCTATTCGGACGGCATCACCGAGGCTATGGATGAAAAGGAAAATCTATACTCCGAAGAGCGCCTGCTTGAACTTTTTAAGAGTATGGAGCCACTGCCGTCGTCCCAGGTGGTGGATGTGGTTATTAGCAGTGTTCTATCCTTTGCAGGCCAGGCTCCACAAACCGACGACATTACAGTGATGATGCTGCGATTTTGGGGCAATGAAAATATATTGATGCAAGGCTGA
- a CDS encoding ABC transporter substrate-binding protein, with protein MIRTQRNVFWLTITVWMILCGSLWATTESPGLKKLTFLPQWLPQAQFAGYYVALNKGYYRHHGIDLTIIPGGPDHSPAAYIKEKKADIVTLWLSSALQLADQSVEVVNVGQIIQRSALVLAAKKSSGINSPADMDGKKIALWPSDFQIQPRAFFDKFDLKVQVVTTNSPINLFLRDGVQVSSLMWYNEYHTLINSGLDPDEITLFFFDDVNLNFPEDGIYLRKETFENDPEAACAFVNASVEGWQYAFAHPEEAIDIMIPIMEAAHIPANRVHQRWMLDRMRDLTVSGPKGERMWELKVDDYRKVGDILVSNGLIRAVPPYELFSRKCFCHDKE; from the coding sequence ATGATTCGGACACAACGAAACGTATTCTGGCTTACAATTACCGTTTGGATGATTCTATGCGGTTCCTTGTGGGCAACAACAGAATCACCGGGTTTGAAAAAGCTGACTTTTCTTCCCCAATGGCTGCCACAGGCGCAGTTTGCCGGATATTATGTGGCTCTTAACAAGGGTTATTATCGCCATCACGGCATTGATCTGACCATCATTCCGGGTGGTCCCGACCATTCACCTGCAGCATACATAAAAGAAAAAAAAGCAGATATTGTAACGCTCTGGCTTTCTTCGGCCCTTCAGCTGGCTGACCAGAGTGTGGAAGTGGTCAATGTGGGACAGATTATTCAGCGCTCGGCATTGGTACTTGCCGCCAAAAAGAGTTCGGGTATTAATAGCCCGGCAGATATGGACGGAAAAAAAATCGCACTTTGGCCATCCGATTTTCAAATCCAGCCCAGGGCTTTTTTCGATAAGTTTGACCTTAAGGTGCAGGTAGTGACAACCAATAGTCCGATCAATCTCTTTCTTCGCGACGGAGTCCAGGTTTCTTCGCTTATGTGGTACAATGAGTATCATACACTGATCAATTCAGGACTTGACCCGGATGAGATAACGCTTTTTTTCTTTGATGACGTGAATCTTAATTTCCCGGAAGACGGTATCTATCTTCGTAAGGAGACTTTCGAGAATGATCCTGAAGCTGCCTGTGCCTTTGTAAACGCATCTGTAGAGGGATGGCAATACGCCTTCGCACATCCCGAAGAGGCGATAGATATTATGATCCCGATCATGGAAGCGGCCCATATTCCGGCAAACAGGGTGCATCAGCGATGGATGCTTGATCGGATGCGTGATTTAACGGTATCCGGGCCGAAAGGTGAGCGAATGTGGGAGCTTAAAGTTGATGATTACCGGAAAGTTGGTGATATTCTGGTTTCAAACGGGCTGATTCGGGCTGTACCACCTTATGAATTATTTTCCAGAAAGTGTTTTTGCCATGATAAAGAATAG
- a CDS encoding ATP-binding protein translates to MKISKTQVVPVSVSLPSRVENLPHFITPVLAAARALFVDEDRCHDLELAIEESIVNIINYAYPDKEGIVRIGCRREEDCLVVCIEDEGIEFDITAADAPDLSSDVSSRKIGGLGIYLVRNLMDDVRYRREGNRNLLELVIFLHPKEMKE, encoded by the coding sequence TTGAAAATCTCTAAGACACAAGTAGTCCCGGTTTCCGTTTCATTACCGTCCCGGGTCGAGAATCTGCCGCACTTTATTACTCCGGTGCTTGCCGCAGCGCGTGCCCTTTTCGTTGATGAAGACAGATGCCATGATCTGGAACTTGCGATAGAAGAAAGTATAGTCAACATCATCAACTATGCCTATCCGGATAAGGAAGGTATAGTGCGAATTGGCTGCCGGAGAGAAGAAGATTGCCTGGTTGTTTGCATTGAAGATGAAGGGATTGAATTCGACATAACTGCAGCCGATGCCCCTGATCTGTCTTCCGACGTTTCATCGCGCAAAATAGGCGGGTTGGGAATTTATCTTGTGCGGAACCTGATGGACGATGTCCGCTACCGGCGGGAAGGCAACAGGAATCTTTTGGAACTGGTGATCTTCTTGCATCCTAAGGAGATGAAAGAATGA
- a CDS encoding STAS domain-containing protein, giving the protein MMDIDFQMKGNALVASVHGRVDTGNASVFEMKLVEALSQEEKWLVFDLSGLEYISSAGLRVLLSTAKIMKSKGGDIRLAATQGPVKKVFQISGFFSLFKHFDTTDAALENL; this is encoded by the coding sequence ATGATGGATATTGACTTTCAGATGAAAGGAAACGCCCTGGTTGCATCAGTGCATGGAAGGGTGGATACGGGTAACGCTTCTGTGTTTGAGATGAAACTTGTCGAAGCATTGAGCCAGGAAGAGAAGTGGCTGGTGTTCGATCTTTCAGGATTGGAATATATCAGCAGCGCAGGCTTGCGTGTTTTATTGAGCACGGCTAAAATTATGAAGTCTAAAGGGGGAGACATCCGGTTGGCTGCAACCCAGGGACCGGTTAAAAAGGTATTCCAGATATCAGGGTTTTTTTCCCTCTTCAAGCATTTTGATACCACGGATGCAGCACTTGAAAATCTCTAA